In Corylus avellana chromosome ca8, CavTom2PMs-1.0, the genomic stretch GGAAGAACCCCCACTGCTTCTCAGTCGAGTGACTCGAAACAAGTAGACCATCTCCACCAATTCCTCGTTAAGGTATGTATGCAACATCAAACTCCCTGCTTGGGGATCGAGTATCCTCATTAGAATATcatgattgtttttatttttattaatgttattgTTCTTATAATTAgcatttgttagaatataaattaaaattacaacttattttaaaagtttaagtttatatAAAGTAatgtatttaatcatttaattaacatttctAACACTATTTCTCATGTGTGATCAGTTCAAACACTTTCTCATTAAGTGAGGTTCAATACCgaaaatatttaactgaaatgagGGGTAATTGTGGAGTTAGGATTTGAGCTTTGAGCCAAAGATCTTGAGTTTGAACGTTGTCTTTGTCATTCacttctcatttcaattaaatattcaatcTATTAAGTCTCactaattaagaaaaagttTATACTCAGAATTGAGagggaatgttagaatataaattaaataaccaAATTCGTTCATTCTTAtgaacttaaacttttgggatactGTTTTTATTATTGAGTTGCATTTTGCAGTGGCTGATTGATCACTCAGAATTTGTCTCGAACGCATTCTATGTCGGTGGCCATTCCTTCACTGGCATTACTATTCCGATCCTCGTTCAACGAATCTCAAGTGGTATGAGAATAAAGGATAAACCATGATCATCAACTGGGTGGTGATCCTGTTTGTGACAAATTCATCTGCAAgtaaatataaggaaaatgtGTAACTTGTGCTTTATGGAACTAAAGAATTGCAAACATGCGAAGCATTTGTTTGACTTACAGTAATCCATAACCCTTTTTTGTTCACATCAGCTTACCTCTTCTTTTGTTTGTCTTCTTTGGTGCATTCTCAAGCTCTCTTGCTTTGCAGGAAATGAAGAAGGTGTTCGCCCATTGATAAACCTCCAGGTTTCTGatcctttttttctctcctttcaaCATTTAGTGTTAGAGTATAAAAAAGCAAAGGGTACGTAAACTTCACAAAAGACTTTTGAAGTATTACGCGATTTGATAAGAccttctcaaatttaaaaacctcttaatttcacctgttaaactttcaatttgatgcaatctatcCCCTCCGTCATTTTTTGgacgttaaaagtgatgaaataacCATTATACCCCtcaaacttttataaaatttcaaatttacccttaatttcaattaaaaaaaaataccaaaaaaatgaagggtaatttggtctttttattggtttccgttagggtttaaagggaaaaatttgACAGAGGaggtcaattgcatcaaattgaaagttcatagagtgaaattgagagtttttaaaatttggaggaattttctCAAAACGCATAACAGTTCAGGGATTGTAAGTGAGGTTatccaaaaaaaaccaaacaaacaaaaaacactgaAATTCTTGGTCATAATTGTATGCCAAACACTTGCATTAGTGCTTGATACAAGATGTCTAACTAGCTTACTATGAAGTTCACTTGAACCATCTCAGAAATGCcattaatttattctttcaCTTACCTGCTAGCTAATCAAGTCATAGTTGAACTGCTTTCAGGGATACATTCTAGGAAACCCTATGACTGATCCAATTTTAGATGGCAATTCAGTAATTCCTAGTGCTTATGGACTGGGATTCATTTCTGATGAACTCTACGAGGTGATTCAATCTTCCAACATTGTCCCGAGTCATCAGGCACAAAGATAATGAATATTCTAATTAATCAGCTAGCCCATATTTTGTTCAGTCTTTGAAGACAACCTGCGGAGGAGAGTATGTAATTATAAGTCCGAGAAATGCAGAGTGTTTGAACTATGTTCAAGCTTTCTATGAGGTAGGCAAGGCAACTATTACatatttgttttgaaatatgTACATGAAACTAATACTTGTGTTGCCAATTTCATTCTCAGTGCCTTTCAGGAATTAATTTTGTACATGTTTTGGAATCTTCATGTGCTTTTGCTTCTCCTAAGCCACAAGTTACATTTGATCGAAGAAGATCTCTTTACCAAAATCTTCAAGTGTTCCTCGATCCCGACCCATCACTTCCTCCATTTGGCTGCCTTGTAATTCCATattctttccttattttaaaCATCATTGttcttaattatttgatttaaaagatttaatcatttaattaatattctaactaCGAAGTTGAGCTTTTCATGACTATAATTTGCGCTCGacttagtgatttttttttttttaattttttgggccAAAGTAGACTTATGGATATTTGCTTTCTCGTTATTGGGCTAACGATGATGGCGTCCGCAAAGCCCTTCACACAAGAAAGGTACAAGAGTTTGCCTTGAAGACAATCTAGGAActcacaaaaatgaaaaaacaacgAAGAATTATAATATAGAGCTCTGTTTTGCAGGGAAGCATAGGGGAATGGGAGCGTTGCAAATTTGGATTACGATATACACATGATGTTCAAAGCACTTTTGAGTATCACGTTAAGCTTAGTACTGAAGGCTACCGATCTTTAATATACAGGTGAGAGATCGTTACTACATTTCAAGCACTTCAGCTATTTTCAttggattttcaaaaataaaacacgtTAAAAAATATCACTATAtctttttgttaataatttaaaaaccaaTACATATAATTTGGGATCGAGCTATACTTTATATTTTTCCACTGCATGTAACTTAATAGATTCATTttcaaaaggtagctcaatcggctgagaccatgcctaatgaagtggaggtcactagttcgaattctcctcccccctcttgtgcggacatgtcaaaaaaaaaaaaacttaaagctaatgatcaatttttttttatttttttttttcgacagtGGTGATCATGACTTAGAAGTACCATCTCTGGGGACTCAAGCATGGATAAGATATTTAAACCATTCCATTGTCGATGATTGGAGGTCCTGGATCGTCCAAGGCCAAGTTGCAGGGTAAAACCATTAACTTTAAATATCTTTTCTCCAGTTTgatcttgaatatatatatatatataagaaaaataaatgacaaaatttcaattattggCCCCTGATTAGTTACACAAGGACATATTCCAACCGGATGACATTTGCGACTGTTAAGGCAAGAAAAACGTTatccttttaatttattggagGAATTAAAATCATGCTTTTCATATATTACTAGTTAATTACGTTTTGTTgttgggttatatatatatatatatatatatataaacagggTGGGGGGCACACAGCACCTGAGTACAGGCCTGAAGAATGTTTCATTATGTTCAAAAGGTGGATATCACACGAAGCTTTGTGATCATCTCCAGCTGCACAGCCCTGAATGCcatttccaaaaataataaataaaaaaataaaaatagctgcTTGGTATGTACGGCTTGGCTCTTCGCTGATCACTCTTTTAATTGTTCACTTGTTTCTTTAATTTGGTTGTTCAAAAGGCCGATatcacttattattattattattattatttggatgAATATATCactgatttatatatatatatatatatatatatatatagttcttcAAGATATCTCAATATAAGGAGTGTAGATTTCAGTGTTCGCAGAGTGTAAATTTCAGTGTTCTCAGTTCTGCGTTGAGGAGGTAAAAAATATAGGAAAACCAAAGTTTGGGGGGAGCAAAATTCGGAGAAGACGATAAAAAATAATCTCATTGGAACAAGATTAGTTTCCGTTCGAACGAGATGAGGACCGAGTCCCATTCGAAGGCCAGTCAAATTAATTGCATTTGACAATAAAAAATTGTACTCGGACTTTCATAATCACTTGATccaatttaattcttttttttttctttttttaattcttttaggaTATCTCAACATAAGTATCTATTTTCTAAAAGTATAGAAAGTTCATATTTCTCTAATTtcttatataattattattattttaaaaaagaagaagatatttttattaaaaatattgtaacctctaatataaaataaaaggcatattaaaaaattaaaagcaaataCATAGAAGCTTTTTTGACCCTAAAAATCCTGAAGCAAGAAAcctataataaaatattatgtaaACTAATAAATATTTAGTGTAAAATGCAGACGATCAAAGGGCCCTCCCTCCGGTTTGTCATATGGTACAACATATTATGGCATCTTGTGCATGAGAATGTCACAAATTACAGAGAAATCCTGGACATATGCGGCGTGACTGAGTCATCTATCTTGTAACTTCATCTTTGCAGTGTGAACAAATAAATGAGAGATCATGATGTATGAAGTAAGCTTCATGTATGAGGGATGTGCATGTAATAGGAATGAAAAGGATTCCATTCCCATTGTAATTAGGAATTTGTGCAAAATTTGGGTAAAGAGGTTCAATATCTTTACTTATCACGAGATTCCCTTTTTGGAAGTAAATCTGGCCTTCTAAATCTGAAATTGAACCTTATACCTACAACAAGAGGAACATCCATCAATAAAATTATCTCTTATACATATCTATATAACTATATATGCACACATAATGCAAGATGCTATATGAAAAGCATTGTCCCCGACCACTCCTacaaatgcttttttttttttttgataagtactccTACAAATGCTTTTATCAGGCAGCATTAATTTCAATTACGTTGCAAAATATTCCTAATGCACCCTTCCTTCACGACTTTCTCCTCATAAAAACTTACGAATTTCAAATATTTCTGTTTCTTGACGGTGAAGACTAGGCTCGTGAGCTTATTTTCCTAGGTCAAAACAAGATAGGATCCCTTTTTTTGCTCCACGTCATCTCACAGGGGGACATGGGAatgtaagaaagaaaagagacagAGATGGGGCTTCCCTCACTTTTCAAATAGTGGGCCCCGGCATAAGGCCCGCACAACGGGCTATTTAGCACAGTGTTTCTCTTTCCACTTTTAAAATCTATCCTATAATTCTCCCTGTCCTCTCAGGTAACTAGCATTCCTTTTACTCGTTCATAATATAATACAATTCTTACTTTcaaataataacttttatttttcattcaagcTCATGCATTACATGTGCACTACGGGTTAGTTCCAGATAAAACCTGCAGGAGGCATTTTACGAACAAAACCACTAAGCCATTTTGTTTAAAGATGATTATAAGTGCATCAAAAGACCAAAATTCAAGTAAATGGACAATGAATTTAATGTCCCTAGCATTAACTGTAATAGTAAAGGCTAGATAAAAGAACAAACATTACCGTTGGAATTTCTTGAGAAAAACTTCAGCACCTCATCAATGATAATAACCTACAGCAGATTGAAAGTGAAGCTTTAGAATGAGCGGAAAAAATGTATATTGGCAGAAGAATTGCTTTATATAGAAGTTCTAGTTATAGTGCATATAGAAGCGCTGGCCATTAGCTATAGAGCACGAAGCTTTTTCTatgatataaacaaaataataatttaatcaaccaataatttgtttttaacttACATATACCAAGAATGTTGTATGTAAATATCCATTTATATAAGTGCAATTGGAGCATATTCAACTGAGTTATATAATAGGCCTATTCTAGAGTAAGCCCCATTAGTTTTGTATTGTGACCCCAACATATATtgtttaactttcttttttggatttAGCTGCTATGATGGTCCTCATCCTCACAATACCTCTATTTAAAAGTTTTGACCACAATTATTTTAGTAATTCGATTTGGGCCTTAATGAGTTCATCCATTTTATGAATAACTATTACCTACACAACGGTACtaacccacccaaaaaaaaaaaaaaaactattaccTATACTAAATGAACAATGCATTTTATCTCCAAATTCTGTTAGCTTTCATGATAAACATCTGTTTATGAAGTATAATTTCTTAagattttttacttttcaaatcattaaatttatattcaaCACAAATCAGAAATGGGTaagaaaaactttttaaaaataataagcaATTGGTCAGACCTAATATATGTCTAATCAGTTAGAGAACCCAAAAAGCCAACAGGACCTAGAATTAAAAGAAAGGAATACTAGAAAGTCGAGTCTATTGCCACCCCTATTTCAATTTCAAGTTGACATGATAACTCAATTGCATAAAGAAGCTGGCAATAAAGATTTTTCCATTTTTGGTAAGTGTCAATGACACACTTAGAAATTGGGTTGCCGATTTTTAACACAACTTGCGAACCCAGCATGAAATTAGCAAATTAAGGTTAATgtgtttgacccgtttaattaaatcgGTCGGATTAGGGTTAACCTATAAAGTCTTATATCTATGTCTCGACACGACATGACTTGAACTCTACGCGGCATTTAGAGCTagcaattttttacacgactaGCAAAATTAGTACGAACCCAACACGGAATTAGCGGGTTAGGGTTGAAGGGTCTagttcatttaattaaataggccGAATTAGGATTAACCTATAATACCCATACCTTGACATGCGAATGCGAATTGTAACCCCTACTTAGAAAGAAAGGCCCTTGCATacaaatgtcataaaaaaaaaaaaagaaaaaaaaaaaaagaagataattcTTCACATCTAATGCCCCAAAACTTACTTGGTGACCAAAAACAAAGTAACCTTGTGCAGCAACTTGTTTTGATCATACAAGGAAAAGAAAGTTACTTAAGTAGACAAGTAGCTAAGCTGACAATGTTATAATTCCTAAAATTTGAAAGCAGATAATGCATCAGAATAATGGTTCAAGGAAAGGTCCTAAGCCAATCATTTGCATAAAATAgtcaaaacatagaaaacatgAAGATACAAGACATACAGGAAATGAAAGATAGAGGACGACTCTCCACTCAGCCCAAGATAACGGTGTTACCTGCAACACAAAACATTGCATTTCATtaaattcattaacaaaaaaagaaaaaatcaaccaaaactaaCACTTGAGGAAAAACAGAAGTGGATTGCAAATAAATGAAACAACTTACAGAGAAAAGAACCGAGAGCGGATGGATATAC encodes the following:
- the LOC132189284 gene encoding serine carboxypeptidase-like 7 is translated as MLAMARLSSFFSHSLCFHMILVFLLLLLQVCPELAVSRSTVKYLPGFRGTLPFELETGYVAVGDSEDVQLFYYFVKSERSPKDDPLLLWLIGGPGCSAWTGVAYEIGPLNFKMEEYNGSLPELVLNPHSWTKECSIIFVDSPVGTGFSYGRTPTASQSSDSKQVDHLHQFLVKWLIDHSEFVSNAFYVGGHSFTGITIPILVQRISSGNEEGVRPLINLQGYILGNPMTDPILDGNSVIPSAYGLGFISDELYESLKTTCGGEYVIISPRNAECLNYVQAFYECLSGINFVHVLESSCAFASPKPQVTFDRRRSLYQNLQVFLDPDPSLPPFGCLTYGYLLSRYWANDDGVRKALHTRKGSIGEWERCKFGLRYTHDVQSTFEYHVKLSTEGYRSLIYSGDHDLEVPSLGTQAWIRYLNHSIVDDWRSWIVQGQVAGYTRTYSNRMTFATVKGGGHTAPEYRPEECFIMFKRWISHEAL